From a region of the Candidatus Brocadia sp. genome:
- a CDS encoding IS1634 family transposase: MDLLLEHRDELFAYLKEKWGKLFGAKYDVLLYDLTSTYFESEPPPAGSGSKKRFGYSRDKRSDCVQVVVALVLTPEGFPVAYEVYPGNTRDTATLEEFLDRIEKQYGKFRRTWLMDRGIPTEEMLEKMRERGIDYLVGTPKGHLTRVEKPLLEQTWMRARESVRVKVLRQESEFYVYVESHDRVSKERAMRRRRLRRLWMGLRELRNRKALTRDDLLMHIGALKKEAGRDYRLVTISIPKPQEPVNENTFRFSLDRERLRQAYRREGRYLLRSNMQATAPETVWENYLLLTRIEQAFKDLKGSLSVRPLWHQLERRIEAHIFVSFLAFCLHTTLRNLARGRAGGLTSEAILEKLSGIQMIDVHLPTTDGRHIVMSRYTQPEKDVLLLLAQLGLTLPEQPPPKVYASGQVGL; the protein is encoded by the coding sequence TTGGATTTGTTGCTTGAGCATCGGGACGAGTTGTTTGCCTATTTAAAGGAGAAGTGGGGAAAACTCTTTGGGGCGAAGTACGATGTGCTGCTGTATGATTTGACGAGTACGTATTTTGAGAGTGAACCGCCACCGGCTGGATCGGGGAGTAAGAAGCGGTTTGGATATAGCCGGGACAAACGTTCGGATTGCGTGCAGGTGGTAGTGGCGTTGGTGTTGACGCCGGAAGGATTTCCCGTAGCCTACGAAGTGTATCCGGGCAATACCAGAGACACCGCAACGCTGGAGGAATTTCTGGATCGGATTGAAAAGCAGTATGGGAAATTCCGGCGCACCTGGCTTATGGATCGCGGTATTCCAACGGAGGAGATGTTGGAAAAGATGCGTGAGCGCGGGATTGATTATTTGGTTGGGACTCCGAAGGGGCATTTGACGAGAGTAGAAAAACCGCTACTCGAACAAACCTGGATGCGGGCGAGGGAGAGCGTCCGCGTGAAAGTTCTTCGGCAGGAATCGGAGTTTTACGTTTACGTGGAAAGCCATGACCGGGTGTCTAAGGAGCGTGCCATGCGTAGGCGCAGACTCAGACGTTTGTGGATGGGCCTGCGCGAACTTCGCAATCGAAAAGCCCTCACGCGCGATGACCTGCTCATGCATATTGGCGCGTTAAAGAAAGAAGCCGGACGAGACTACAGACTGGTCACGATCTCCATTCCCAAACCGCAGGAACCGGTCAATGAGAATACGTTCCGGTTCAGTTTGGATCGGGAACGCCTGAGGCAGGCGTATCGGCGCGAGGGGCGTTATTTGCTTCGTTCCAACATGCAGGCCACCGCGCCAGAAACCGTCTGGGAAAATTATTTGCTGTTGACACGGATAGAACAGGCATTTAAGGACTTGAAGGGGTCTCTTTCCGTCCGCCCCCTATGGCATCAATTGGAACGGAGAATTGAAGCCCATATCTTTGTTTCCTTTTTGGCTTTTTGTCTCCACACGACACTGCGCAATCTTGCGCGGGGGAGGGCCGGAGGGCTGACGTCTGAAGCGATTTTGGAAAAACTGTCGGGCATTCAAATGATAGACGTTCATTTACCGACCACGGATGGCCGTCATATTGTCATGAGCCGTTATACCCAGCCGGAGAAGGACGTTTTACTCCTTTTGGCGCAGTTGGGATTAACGCTTCCTGAACAACCGCCGCCCAAGGTTTACGCATCCGGACAGGTCGGCCTGTAG